The Candidatus Sysuiplasma acidicola genome contains the following window.
ATCGCCAACCTGTTCGCCGCCGTCACAAGAGCACAGCACTCCCTCAAGCAGCATCTCGGCTGTCTGACTTACATCACAGCGTAAAACAGGCCTGCAGTGAGCATTCTGCAACCGTTCAGCAGCCGTGGGGCACGATCGCAACCACAATCCGCAACGGACACACGTGAAATTTATTGCATTTGCATCAAAATCCTAAGGCAGGAGTGCCTTCAAGGCACTCAAAAAAGTTCACAGCGAGGGCATGAATCTATTCACACATGGGAATAAAGATGGAAACAGACCGTTTTTTTTACCCCAGTAGTCCCGCATAAGGAAATAGTTGCACTGGCACATTTTTTGATGTGAGAGTGCATTCCAGTGTTTGGAGGCATTGGGATGCACTCTACGAATGAGATAAGCAACAGAAGGATTAAGGATTTTGTGCTCAAGCGATTTGAACGCCATTTCCAGCTGCCTGTCGGTAATTCCGATTATACGAAGGGCGCCTACATTGCTGTACTTGTCTGGACAGCCATGGTGCACAAGTTCGTCGACGGCGTTGCGGGCGTAATGAGGGAGAAGTGGCTGCTGGCCGTTCCCTCGGGTGACACGGTCAGGCGTGCGCTGAACAGGATGCCCGCGGGCGATGTGAAAAGGCAGATGCTGGAAATAAACGGCAATGTCATTTCGGCGGCAAATAGGATGCGCATGTTCACAATGCCGGTGACATGCGCAATTGACTGCAACGACAGGGAGTATTATGGAAAGAGAGTTTCGAAGCTCGTTGTGGGCGGAAAGCACAAGAACGGTACATCCTGGTTCTACAGGATTGCAACATTCTGTGTCGTGGAAAAGGGAATGCGTTTCGAGATTGCAGCCACAGAGTACAACGTCTTTTCCAGCCTTCCGAAGGTTGTGAGGAGGCTGATTGATGATGCCTCACGCCATGTGCGCATAAGGCACCTGCTCATGGACAGGGCATTCTCGACGGTCGAGATAAGACATATGCTGACGGACATGGGCATAAGCTACGTTATGCCGATAGAAACGAACGACAGAATCGAGAGGGAGGTGAAGGCAACACGCGGTCTTCGTTTCAGGCACATTGAATGGGTGACAACATACAGGGGCATCACCGACACGACAACACTCATAATCATAGACAGCGGCGAAGTGGTGCAAAAAAGGAAAAGACATCAGGAGACAGTATACTGGCTCTACGTCACAAACATGTCAGTGACGGACGAGAACATCGTCGACATATGCCGTTACTACGACGATCGCTGTGGTATAGAGACAGGCTACAGGGTTGATGACCATGAGTTCACTGGAATGACAACATCACACAGCGACGCCATCCGCCTCTTCTATCTCTTTCTCTCAGTCATTCTCAGGAACATATGGACGCTGCTGAAGACAATGCAGTCTGTGCGCGGCGAGCGAGAGACAGCCGCCTACGCATTCAAAGAAGAATTCAGGAAGGATATCATCTTCTCATCAATGAGATCATGATGCGCACTCGTTAGTTCGTGAAACGGTCCATAACCGCACAACAGCAGGCATGAATGTGGAAACATCGTTGCATGTCCCAACAGTTCAGCGGACATGCCGCCGCATCAGTCACCGCACCGCTGACTGACAACGGATTTGCAGGCGCTTAAACAGATTCGTGTCGGCTGCTGTCCCATATATGCGGGACTACTGTACCCCCCAATATTCTTATATCGGCAGGAACGTTAACTCAACCATGGAGTGACTTTTCTTGGTGAAACATTCCATAAAGCGTATAGGCGCAGTTGTAATCAGCGTTATCATAATTCTTGCTGTGCTTTTCGCGCATCCTTGGATTGGTCACAATCTCAGCAATCGGGGAAAAAATACAACAGGTATACCAATCGGTTTTTCCGTCTCTCCGGATATTACTTCATCACAGCTCTTAGCTGTTTATATTCAGGTGTGGTCAGCCAATCCACCGATGCAGCGTTTTTCAACCGCTAAGAACATACCTCAGCTACTGGGAATCTGGGCTAATTCGACGGGCGTGGTATCTGGATACCTCCCATTCTATTTTCTCGATATCGCCTCAAATTGGTCGGGATTCTTCAGGTCTGCGGGTCAGCTGGGGGCTGAAACTTCTTTCACTGCACAGTTAACCTATTATTTTTACTACA
Protein-coding sequences here:
- a CDS encoding transposase → MHSTNEISNRRIKDFVLKRFERHFQLPVGNSDYTKGAYIAVLVWTAMVHKFVDGVAGVMREKWLLAVPSGDTVRRALNRMPAGDVKRQMLEINGNVISAANRMRMFTMPVTCAIDCNDREYYGKRVSKLVVGGKHKNGTSWFYRIATFCVVEKGMRFEIAATEYNVFSSLPKVVRRLIDDASRHVRIRHLLMDRAFSTVEIRHMLTDMGISYVMPIETNDRIEREVKATRGLRFRHIEWVTTYRGITDTTTLIIIDSGEVVQKRKRHQETVYWLYVTNMSVTDENIVDICRYYDDRCGIETGYRVDDHEFTGMTTSHSDAIRLFYLFLSVILRNIWTLLKTMQSVRGERETAAYAFKEEFRKDIIFSSMRS